One region of Candidatus Effluviviaceae Genus I sp. genomic DNA includes:
- the acs gene encoding acetate--CoA ligase, whose protein sequence is MAETKKDIQVLLAEKRVFDPPKELVEKANVTAWMKKHGLNTLDELLAKCQDIEWYWGEMAKELLEFYKPYDKILEWDAPWAKWFVGGKYNIAHDALDRHMKTATKDKIAYIFEGEDGQTKTWTYADMYREVNRLANAMKSLGVKKGDRVGLYMPMVVELPIAMLACAKIGAIHSVVFSGFSPTAFAERMQDCEAVLAITSDQFWRRGTKVQLKEQTDQALKNAPTVKNLIVHKRMGDPVAWTQGRDHWWHEICGKQSDECPTEQLDANDLLYILYTSGTTGRPKGIQHAHAGYAVGTAATLKWVFDLKQDDVWWCAADIGWVTGHSYIVYAPLILGATSLLYEGAPAFPEADRWWAMIEKHKVSVLYTSPTAIRAHMRLGEEHPEKHAMQSLRLLGSVGEPINPEAWIWYHTHVGRKRCPIMDTWWQTETGHFCITPLPITSLKPGSATKPFPGIAAKVYNEEGQPIVSAGGNLVLQKPWPGMLRGLYKNPDRYKSTYWSRYKDTYLAGDVTRQDEDGYFWIQGRADDVLNVAGHRIGNSEVESALVSHPKVAEAAVIGKPDEVKGEALAAFVVLRAGVQPSEELRKELREHVGVEIGKIARPDYIGFVHDVPKTRSGKIMRRVIRAKALGEAVGDISTLANPEAVEEIGKAH, encoded by the coding sequence ATGGCGGAGACCAAGAAGGACATCCAGGTGCTGCTGGCCGAGAAGCGCGTGTTCGACCCGCCGAAGGAGCTGGTCGAGAAGGCCAACGTAACGGCCTGGATGAAGAAGCATGGGCTCAACACGCTCGACGAGCTGCTCGCGAAGTGCCAGGACATCGAGTGGTACTGGGGCGAGATGGCCAAGGAGCTCCTCGAGTTCTACAAGCCGTACGACAAGATCCTCGAGTGGGACGCGCCGTGGGCCAAGTGGTTCGTCGGCGGCAAGTACAACATCGCGCACGACGCCCTGGACCGCCACATGAAGACGGCGACCAAGGACAAGATCGCCTACATCTTCGAGGGCGAGGACGGCCAGACGAAGACCTGGACCTACGCCGACATGTACCGCGAGGTCAACAGGCTCGCGAACGCCATGAAGAGCCTCGGCGTGAAGAAGGGCGACAGAGTCGGCCTCTACATGCCGATGGTCGTCGAGCTTCCCATCGCGATGCTCGCCTGCGCGAAGATCGGCGCCATCCACTCGGTCGTGTTCTCGGGCTTCAGCCCGACGGCGTTCGCCGAGAGGATGCAGGACTGCGAGGCCGTGCTCGCCATCACGAGCGACCAGTTCTGGCGCCGCGGCACCAAGGTCCAGCTCAAGGAGCAGACGGACCAGGCTCTCAAGAACGCCCCGACCGTGAAGAACCTCATTGTCCACAAGCGCATGGGCGACCCGGTGGCGTGGACGCAGGGCCGCGACCACTGGTGGCACGAGATCTGCGGCAAGCAGTCCGACGAGTGCCCGACCGAGCAGCTCGACGCGAACGACCTCCTCTATATCCTCTACACGTCCGGCACGACGGGCCGCCCCAAGGGCATCCAGCACGCGCACGCGGGCTACGCGGTCGGCACGGCCGCGACCCTGAAGTGGGTCTTCGACCTCAAGCAGGACGACGTGTGGTGGTGCGCCGCGGACATCGGCTGGGTGACGGGCCACAGCTACATCGTATACGCGCCGCTCATCCTCGGCGCGACCTCGCTCCTGTACGAAGGCGCGCCGGCGTTCCCCGAGGCCGACCGCTGGTGGGCGATGATCGAGAAGCACAAGGTCTCGGTTCTCTACACGTCCCCGACGGCCATCAGGGCGCACATGCGACTCGGCGAGGAGCACCCCGAGAAGCACGCGATGCAGTCCCTGCGGCTCCTCGGGTCGGTGGGCGAGCCCATCAACCCCGAGGCGTGGATCTGGTACCACACCCACGTCGGCAGGAAGCGCTGCCCGATCATGGACACGTGGTGGCAGACGGAGACCGGGCACTTCTGCATCACGCCGCTCCCGATCACCTCGCTCAAGCCGGGCTCGGCGACGAAGCCCTTCCCCGGCATCGCCGCGAAGGTGTACAACGAGGAGGGCCAGCCGATTGTCAGCGCCGGCGGCAACCTCGTCCTCCAGAAGCCGTGGCCGGGGATGCTCCGCGGTCTCTACAAGAACCCCGACCGCTACAAGAGCACGTACTGGAGCAGGTACAAGGACACGTACCTGGCCGGCGACGTCACGCGGCAGGACGAGGACGGGTACTTCTGGATCCAGGGTCGCGCCGACGACGTGTTGAACGTCGCGGGCCACCGGATCGGGAACTCGGAGGTCGAGTCGGCGCTCGTCAGCCATCCGAAGGTCGCCGAGGCGGCCGTCATCGGGAAGCCGGACGAGGTCAAGGGCGAGGCGCTGGCCGCGTTCGTCGTGCTCAGGGCGGGCGTGCAGCCCAGCGAGGAGCTTCGGAAGGAGCTCCGCGAGCACGTCGGCGTGGAGATCGGCAAGATCGCGAGGCCGGACTACATCGGGTTCGTGCACGATGTTCCGAAGACGCGTTCGGGCAAGATCATGCGCAGGGTCATCCGCGCGAAGGCGCTCGGCGAGGCCGTCGGCGACATCTCGACGCTCGCCAATCCCGAGGCGGTGGAGGAGATCGGGAAGGCCCACTAG
- the lexA gene encoding transcriptional repressor LexA, translating into MKNDLTTIQGKILDFITQTIRERDRSPTIREIGERFGIASTNGVRYHLSVLEEKGYIKREPGISRGIVWREHHPRGATARSGVEIPLVGHVAAGRPVLAVENVEGVLAVDEMFAASKDCFALRVRGDSMKDAGIVSGDVVIVSPQPSARSGDIVVALLDDEATVKRYVSQRGSAVLRAANPAYEDIELARRSDARVLGKVVGLMRKI; encoded by the coding sequence ATGAAGAACGACCTCACGACCATCCAGGGGAAGATCCTCGACTTCATCACGCAGACCATCCGGGAGCGCGACCGCTCGCCGACGATCCGCGAGATCGGCGAGCGGTTCGGTATCGCCTCGACGAACGGGGTGCGCTACCACCTCTCGGTCCTCGAAGAGAAAGGGTACATCAAACGCGAACCCGGCATCTCGCGGGGCATCGTGTGGCGCGAGCACCATCCGCGCGGCGCGACGGCGCGAAGCGGCGTCGAGATCCCGCTCGTCGGTCACGTCGCGGCCGGCCGCCCGGTCCTCGCGGTCGAGAACGTCGAGGGCGTGCTCGCGGTGGACGAGATGTTCGCCGCCTCGAAGGACTGCTTCGCGCTCCGCGTGCGCGGCGACAGCATGAAGGACGCGGGCATCGTGAGCGGGGATGTGGTCATCGTGAGCCCGCAGCCGTCGGCGCGGAGCGGTGACATCGTGGTCGCGCTCCTCGACGACGAGGCGACCGTGAAGCGCTACGTCTCGCAGCGGGGAAGCGCGGTCCTCCGGGCCGCGAACCCGGCGTACGAGGACATCGAGCTCGCGCGTCGGAGCGACGCGCGCGTGCTCGGCAAGGTCGTAGGACTCATGAGGAAGATCTAG
- a CDS encoding OFA family MFS transporter yields the protein MAGEKTFNRWMIVLGAILIQLCLGGIYIWSVFRKPLEKAITEGGLGLTTSQATLPFSLVLIFFALATIVGGRWQDKAGPRLVATVGGVLLGLGMLIAAFGKSFPMLVIGYGVIGGIGIGFTYVCPISTGIKWFPDKRGLITGLAVAGFGGGGLILAPIARSLIDGVGIFNTFATLGVVFLVVVVAASMLLRNPPQGYAPAGWTPPATSQMTKESFSTAQMLRSPQFYLVWVMYLFGCFAGLMIIGQTSPIGQELAGLSAATAAGAVMLLAIFNAFGRIFWGRVSDALGRMKTVFLMYLIAGIAMLLYNVIPGFPPYYWIGVSLVGLCFGGFLALFPAVTADFFGTKNIGANYGFVFMAYGVGGLLGPLFAARVKEATDGYTLAFIVTGVLCLIAAGITFATKPPKLAARA from the coding sequence ATGGCAGGGGAGAAGACGTTCAATCGCTGGATGATCGTGCTCGGCGCCATCCTCATCCAGCTCTGCCTGGGTGGGATCTACATCTGGAGCGTCTTCCGCAAGCCGCTCGAGAAGGCGATCACGGAAGGGGGCCTGGGACTCACGACCAGCCAGGCGACGCTGCCGTTCTCGCTCGTGCTCATCTTCTTCGCGCTCGCCACGATCGTCGGAGGACGCTGGCAGGACAAGGCCGGTCCGCGGCTCGTCGCGACGGTCGGAGGCGTCCTGCTCGGGCTCGGCATGCTCATCGCCGCGTTCGGGAAGTCGTTCCCGATGCTCGTCATCGGCTACGGCGTCATCGGCGGCATCGGCATCGGGTTCACCTACGTCTGTCCGATCTCGACCGGCATCAAGTGGTTCCCCGACAAGCGCGGCCTCATCACGGGCCTCGCGGTCGCCGGGTTCGGCGGCGGCGGGCTCATCCTCGCGCCCATCGCGAGGAGCCTCATTGACGGCGTCGGCATCTTCAACACCTTCGCTACGCTCGGCGTCGTCTTCCTCGTGGTCGTGGTCGCCGCCTCGATGCTCCTTCGGAACCCGCCGCAGGGCTACGCGCCCGCCGGGTGGACGCCGCCGGCGACCTCCCAGATGACGAAGGAGTCGTTCTCGACCGCGCAGATGCTCAGGAGTCCGCAGTTCTACCTCGTCTGGGTGATGTACCTCTTCGGCTGCTTCGCGGGCCTCATGATCATCGGCCAGACGTCGCCCATCGGGCAGGAACTCGCCGGGCTCTCCGCCGCGACGGCGGCCGGGGCGGTCATGCTCCTCGCCATCTTCAACGCGTTCGGGCGCATCTTCTGGGGCCGCGTCTCCGACGCGCTCGGCCGGATGAAGACGGTCTTCCTCATGTACCTCATCGCGGGCATCGCGATGCTCCTCTACAACGTCATCCCCGGGTTCCCGCCCTACTACTGGATCGGCGTCTCGCTCGTCGGGCTGTGCTTCGGCGGGTTCCTGGCGCTCTTCCCCGCGGTCACGGCCGACTTCTTCGGCACGAAGAACATCGGCGCGAACTACGGGTTCGTGTTCATGGCCTACGGCGTCGGCGGGCTCTTGGGTCCGCTCTTCGCGGCTAGAGTGAAGGAGGCGACGGACGGCTACACGCTCGCGTTCATCGTCACCGGCGTCCTCTGTCTGATCGCCGCGGGCATCACGTTCGCGACGAAGCCGCCCAAGCTCGCGGCGAGGGCCTAA
- a CDS encoding asparaginase: MNILVLFCGGTLVMEESEHGVWRVPPRERAVDNLLSLEPRLADVAQIEILYVDNIDSADVTPAHWDRMIDEIETRYDAYDGFVVTHGTDTMAYTASALSFGLRDLGKPVVLTGAQIPGRFIETDARRNFVNAVRVATSDVAGVLVVFDREIILGARATKVSESKLAAFQSANSPPLGEIRVDLRVHRTARRRHDRPLRVEKGFDPSVIVSTLFPGRSPASILDILGTGIGALVLRAYGTGNFAAHHLEVLERAAALGVPVVVTSQCLEGATRMGRYEVGRRALELGAIEAYDMSMECIVTKLMWALARTRRPAEIREIMHTDSCGEVTAARTE; this comes from the coding sequence ATGAACATCCTGGTGCTCTTCTGCGGCGGCACGCTCGTCATGGAGGAGAGCGAGCACGGCGTCTGGCGGGTCCCGCCGCGCGAGCGCGCCGTTGACAACCTCCTTTCCTTGGAGCCGCGCCTCGCGGACGTCGCCCAGATCGAGATCCTCTACGTGGACAACATCGACAGCGCCGACGTCACGCCCGCCCACTGGGACCGCATGATCGACGAGATCGAGACACGCTACGACGCGTACGACGGATTCGTCGTGACCCACGGCACCGACACGATGGCCTACACCGCGAGCGCGCTCTCATTCGGCCTCCGTGACCTCGGCAAGCCCGTCGTGCTCACGGGAGCGCAGATCCCCGGGAGGTTCATCGAGACCGACGCCCGAAGGAACTTCGTCAACGCTGTCCGCGTGGCGACGAGCGACGTCGCCGGCGTGCTCGTGGTCTTCGACCGCGAGATCATCCTCGGCGCGCGGGCGACGAAGGTCTCCGAGTCGAAGCTCGCGGCGTTCCAGTCCGCGAACAGCCCGCCGCTCGGCGAGATCCGCGTGGACCTGCGCGTCCACCGAACCGCGAGGCGCCGCCACGACCGGCCGCTCCGCGTCGAGAAGGGGTTCGACCCGAGCGTCATCGTCTCGACGCTCTTCCCGGGGCGCTCGCCCGCGTCCATCCTCGACATCCTCGGGACGGGCATCGGCGCGCTCGTGCTCCGCGCGTACGGCACGGGCAACTTCGCCGCGCACCACCTCGAGGTCCTGGAGCGCGCGGCCGCGCTGGGCGTGCCCGTCGTCGTGACGAGCCAGTGCCTCGAGGGGGCGACGCGGATGGGGCGCTACGAGGTCGGCAGGCGGGCGCTCGAACTCGGCGCCATCGAGGCGTACGACATGAGCATGGAGTGCATCGTGACGAAGCTCATGTGGGCGCTCGCGCGGACACGCAGGCCCGCGGAGATCCGCGAGATCATGCACACGGACTCCTGCGGGGAGGTGACGGCGGCGAGGACGGAGTAG
- a CDS encoding DUF5362 domain-containing protein, with amino-acid sequence MGEFAERQTGAGGSESAGIRDIAKPLFEAKGWMKFLGVLMIIYGALVACTLVGIVFAWIPIWLGILLFSAGTKANEAFRSGNAAELVAGLGKIKTFFMIYGILALIGVAVTIIMMLVWGATIFALVAGGGIEALKGLPM; translated from the coding sequence ATGGGCGAGTTCGCCGAACGGCAGACGGGGGCGGGCGGGTCCGAGTCCGCGGGCATCAGGGACATCGCGAAGCCCCTCTTCGAAGCCAAGGGGTGGATGAAGTTCCTCGGCGTGCTGATGATCATCTACGGCGCGCTCGTGGCCTGCACGCTCGTCGGCATCGTCTTCGCCTGGATACCCATCTGGCTGGGCATCCTGCTCTTCTCCGCCGGGACGAAGGCCAACGAGGCGTTCCGAAGCGGGAACGCAGCGGAGCTCGTCGCGGGCCTCGGGAAGATCAAAACGTTCTTCATGATCTACGGCATCCTCGCGCTCATCGGCGTCGCAGTGACGATCATCATGATGCTGGTCTGGGGCGCCACCATCTTCGCGCTCGTGGCGGGCGGCGGGATCGAGGCGCTCAAGGGGCTGCCGATGTAG